Genomic DNA from Orcinus orca chromosome 6, mOrcOrc1.1, whole genome shotgun sequence:
atcaaatgttcatcaactagAGGATGGATACATTGTTGTGTATTCAGTCAATGACTACTCTTAAGGCAGTTCAAAATGCATGACCTACATATATCAACATGAATAAACCCCAAAAACCTAATGTTGAGTGAACAAGTTACAGAATACGTACAGAATGTGTAAGGTTTTTAAACCTCATAAAAAGTACTGTAGAATACTTACGGATACCTATGATGTAACTGTGTAAAAACGTGCATGAGAATGATAAATATACCAAAGTCAGGATAGTGGCTACCCCTGAGGAGAGGATGGTGTTGGAGAGGATGGATGTGTTGCCTTATAGCCCCAATCACACAATGAATCAGTGGCTTAAAAGTACTTCATGGAATCAAAATCATATAGATAATAATTCTCATTGTAGTTAATgtatattgagcacttattatgtgccagacatgaGTGTTTTATACGTATCTTGCTGAAGTTTCTCAACAACTCTAGGAGTTAGATGTCATTATTAACCCAACTAACATGTGGGGAAACAAAGGCACAAAGACAGAGGAACTTGGCCAAGGTTCCCCTGTTGGTACATGGCAGAGCCTAGATTTAAACAGGgttgtctggggacttccctggtggtccagtgggtaagtctCTGTGctccccagtgcagggggcctgggttcaatccctggccggggaagtagatcccacatgcatgccgcaatgaagatctcacatgccgcaactaagagccagtgttgccaaaataaataaataaatgttaaatgttaaatgttgGTAGTTgctgaaagttctaaccctctaatAAACTCAGGTATGtggaaaggggcttgttatgaatagcAAAAGACATTCCTTTCACTCAGGAAAtttcaagggttttaggagccctGTGCCAGAAATCCAGGGcaaaaagtaaatatgtatatatactttattaTTACATATTATCATATTATTATATGTAATACTATATATCACAGCTGATAACGAAGTACGTCATTGCTCAAATACCACGACTCATTCTTGCAGAGATTTTGTAGATTTTCATAAATGTTTCTGCATCTACTGTATGCCCTTAGAACaatttccagacactttattattttttaaattttttactggagtatagtttatttacaatgtgttagtttcaggtgtatagcaaagtgaatcagctattcatatatgtatgtccattcttttttagattcttttcccatataggttattacagaatattgagtagagttccctgtgctatacagtaagtccctattcgttatctattttatatatcgtagtgtgtatatgttaatcccaatctcctaatttatccctccccccctttgcctttggtaactataagtttgttttctacatctgggactccttctgttttgtaaataagtttatttttacctCCAGACACTTTAAATGattgtttctttcttaaaaaataatcttcacCAATTAAATTGTGGTTTTGCAGGGGGGAGGGTCCATCGAGCTCCTTTACTGTGCCATTCCAAACTCCCACCCAGGCTGCAGGCTGTCTTACTCAGTtaatagatatttactgagcgtctactatgtgccagccttCACCCTAGGCTCTGGGGATGTAGCCACGAATGAGACTGGGTCCTCGTGAGCTTACACTAGTGGTGGGTGGTattatatcacacacacacacacacacacacacacacacacaccctgaatgAATGAATCGCTCATGTTGTGTGCTCCATAGAGGTGGGCAAGGCTTCAGGCAGTCTCCCTCGGGGCTGGGCTTCCTCTCTGCAGAACCTCCTAGAGGCGGCAGAGCCCCCAGTCCACGGGCCACTGCCCTGGGCTGACGCTGCAGTCTGCTGGCCTTTGTGCGCCGTACCCACTCCTATCAGAAGACCTGGCTGCCGGAGCGGCTGCCGGACTTTGCCGTCTGGCAGCTCCAGCAGTTCCGGGCCACCAACACCAGTTCCCAAGCAGGACATAGAAGCAGTCATGAAAAAGTGTCCCAGGGGAAGATGACGAGTCTGGGGTCCCAGAATAGGGAGCTTTGGGAAGGCTCTCCAAACAAGCCCCAGAAAGGGATATCCTTGGACCTGGAGcatctccttccccaccccaccatctGGATGGCTGGCCTGGAAGCCCTACTGGTCACTCTTGCCATGTCAGTGCAGTGCATTTATAAGCCTGGCCCCGGCGACCCCCAGGGGCGACTCTGGTGCTAACAAAGGAGGGGGTACAGGTCCCAAAGCTGACGCCTTCTGTGGGCTCCAGGCAGCCTGAGGGGGCTGCTGGTCATGCTGTCCCACTGGGCTGGGGACCCAGAGCTAACTCCTGAGATGTGCTTCAggtaaaagaaggaagaaacctGAGAGGCATGACGAGGAAGGGCACTGGGGTGGCACCATGGAGAAGCTTTGCCTGGGCTGGGCTCCTCTGGGACCCCCCATGCCCTGCTCAGGTGGGGGAAGGGCGGTGTCCAGCCGGAGTTCGGGGCATTGCTTTGGGCTAGAGGGGCAGCCCCCCTGCTGGCCCCAGGTCTCGGGCGCTGGGCCAGGTCACTCTCTCTCTGGGGCTTCGGTGTCACCCCGTCTGCAGTCCCAGGACTCGCTGCACTGTTGTGAGTCTGTGCAAAGGCTGAAGCCCGTGCACAAGTGTGGCGGCCCTCCCAGGGCTGCCCCAGCCTGCAGGGAACAGATATTCTGGGAAAGACAGACCACCACAGGCTGGGGGTACTGGGATGTTGGAAATCCCAGAGGCTGCTCACACACAGAGCAGGCTGGAGCTTCACCCACCTGCTCCGCTGATGGCAACAGCAGCTGCCGCTTACTAAGCGCCTACTGCATCCCTGGGCCAGATCCCCGCACCATGTACTTCACATACAAGGTCACTTTCAGTCCACAACGTGGTCTCCCTATTTTACAGTTCAGTGAGGTCAGGCCACTGGCCCAAGATGTAAGATGTCTCTTACATGGCATGTGAGAAACAGTACCCGAACTGGAGCCTGCTTTAACCAACCACCGCTGCAGCCTGCCTCACTGCCAAACACCCACCTCCGCGTCTCCCTGCACCCATCCCAAGGATCCCACTGTTTACAAGATCTGGCTGCTCAAACCAACCCCAGTTGCTGAAGTAACACTGAGCTGCCCCTTGTCCAGCCATCCGACTGTTAGGGAGGGGCAGCAGCCATCTCTTGCTCAGTGCTGAGCCTTTGCCGAGCCCTGGGACAACAGGGATAGACAGGACCCGGCCACTGTCCCAGGGAGTGCCTCGGCTCACAAGCGCTGGGTGGACACAGCAGGCATACAGGCGTGGCCGGCTGGAGATGAGGGCCAGGAGAAGTAGCATGAAGGGGCCAGAGCCTGGTTGGGGCACATGGCTGCCAGCTAGGGCATCTGCCAACCAGTCACCGACTGCCCTCCTGACCCAGGATGCTGCCACCCCAGACCAGAGCTACAGAATAGGCTTTTGTTTGCCCGGCTCAGCATGGGGCAGATGGCGCACGTCCCCTGAGCTTTGTGGAAAATTGAACCAGCCTCTGGACTGGGACATCTTGGGACCCCAGCATGGGAGCCTCTGACAGAAAACATCCATTTCTTACCATACTGCCTCTCCACGCGGCTTTGGGTGAACTGAGAGAATGATTTTGCTGGGTAGCTGCATCACCAAAGAATGAACAAGCTGGGCTCAGAGGGAGGGGCTTCTTGACCCGGGAGcgaggtgggggtggagggagctcTGCAGAAGTCCCTCCCATTCCCAATGGGCACAAAGGGGCAGGGTGGTGACTTCTAGGGCTCTGACTCGCTTTAATATTCCCATGTCACTTATTTCCACTTGAGGGAAGGAGGGGTCTCCACAAAAGAATGTCCTGTGAGCCTGGCGTCCTGATCTCTGAGATGCCATGGCCTGGGACACCCAGGCCGAGGGCCCCTGTGACGCCGTTGGCCTCGGAGCAGGAGGCTGGTCTCTGAAGCCCAGCCTCGCCAGGAAGAGGGAAGGTCCCTTTAAGCCCTGCCTCACAGCCTCAGCTTGTTGCTATGTATGGGACCAACTTCCTTAGCAACCACCTGGCCTCTTAAAGGGGCCCTGGAGTAGTGGTTGCTACCCAGCCATGGCTCCCAAAAAGAAGGCAGGCAAGGGGGCCAAGGAACCCGAGGTCAAGAAGAAGAAGGGTGGGAAGAAGGATCCCAGCCTGGCCAACAAGCCCATGGAAATGCCCATAGGCGAGGAGATCCGGGAGTTCTACCACATCCAGATCCGCGACCTGGAGGACAGGCTGGCCCGGTGGGTGGGCGGGTAGGGTGGTCCTGCTAGGTCAGAGCTGGCCGCTGTGCAGGCTCAGCCAGGGGGTCCTAGACCTATGTCCTGGACTCCCATGGGATGTCCAGACCCCATCCTACCCCAGGCTCTGTTTCCTCCTGGGTAACACTTTGAGGCAAAATGGATTTTCCCGCTCCATCTCAGCCCCCAGAGTTCCGGGGTCTCAGAGCGAGCCCACCCCAGGCAAGCACCACTCCCTCGTGTCTCACTGCTGCCCAGTGGGACCATGCATTTTATAGGGTGGCAGAGTTCAAtcagtgggatgaattggaaatGGCACCCCCTGGCAGGCACGTGACCACGTGTCCCTCCTtctgcctgccccctccccccagcctgtgcCATGATTCCCTGATCTGTGGGCCCCACCGGCTTCCCCAGCTGCTAAGCCCACTTGTCcatgctgggcctcagtttccccaaatgtAAATGAGGAGGGTTGTGAGACATGGGTGGTGGTGGGTGCAGGGGGGATTCTCTAACTCTTCTGAGACACGTTCACTTGcccacttttcttatttttacactGGTTTCCTCTCAGTTATGATGCACTAGCCCAGTCTCAGGGTGACCCTTAAAAGACACACCCCTTTGGTGACAAGTAGGCAGAGGGTCTTCCCCAGGTGATGTTGCAGGTACTCACAGCTGATGTTGAGACCCTCCTGTGCTGGTGCTCACCGCGTCCTTAAAATGGTCCCACGAGAGAGGCCCTCATGTCATCCCCATTATAgaggtggggagactgaggctcagggagaggaAGGCACCCCAAAGAAGAGGCTCCAGGATGTGAACCCTGGCCCCTGACTTCACCACACCAGGCTGCCTCCTTGCTCCACAGATCAGGTCATTCAGCTTTGTACCCTGCACTGCCCTGTGTGCAGTAGCCATACAAAAGATGTTggttgtgggaattccctggcagtccagtggttaggactctgcacgttcactgccgagggcgcgtgctcaatccctggtcagggaactaagatcctgcaagccgcgcagtgcggcttaaaaaaaaaaaagatgctggttGAGTCAATTGTGAAGTAAAACATCCTTCCAAATAACTTCTATCAATTATTCCATTGGAAACCAAAAAATTGTTTACGTGATACTCTTAAAAATGCACAAGCTTCCCTCAAGCTGAGACACCAGATGGAATGTATTTGGGAGATGTCTATTGCGTACTTATTATTTGCCAGGCCACCAAAATACAGAGATGGAGGAGGTCAGTTCTTGACTTCCCAGTGGGACAAGGGTCAACCTACAGGAGGGCACCAAAGAAAGGGCCACAAATGCTGCTAAGGGCCAAGAAGACTCCACTGAGGCAACAACACAGGGGTTCACTCAATGGAGGAGGGTAAGGAAGATCACAGGTGCAAAGGCTTGGGATCGCAAAGTCCGGAAGTATTAAGGAGGGCGCAGAGCCAGCAGCAAGCATCATGGTTGAGAGCCTCGACTTTGGGGTCAGACTGACTTGGGTTCAAGTTCTGGTTTTGCCCTTTACTAACTCAGAGGTGCTTCATCcctctgcgcctcagtttcttcacctgtgaaatgggtataatCATCATAGTACCTACTTCCTTACAGGTTGTTGTGGATTCAACAAACACAGAGAGTACCTACTGCGTACCAGGCACTGTCCTCGGTGTTGGGGACACAGCTGTGAATGTAACAGACAGAGGCTCCGCCCTCACAGGCCTTACATTCTAGTGATGTAATGAACGTAAAGTGCTGAGCACAGGCATTGGCTTGGTCACAAGCGTTGATCAGGGGGCACagtgggagatgaggctggaacCTCAAATGCCCTGATATGGGAGGGTCCAGGGAGCAGCCTAGCTGCATGGAGGCCTGGCTTGTCCAGCTCCCTGGACCTCTGCCCCGCACCTGCCTCAGGTACCAGCAGAAGTGGGATGAGCTGGCTGTGCAGGAGAAGCTGTTTCGCCAGGAGTTTGAGCAGCTGGCCAACAACAAGAAGGAGATCGTGGCCTACCTCAGGCGCACGCTTAACCAGCGGGTGGATGAGGTCACCAACCTCAACGAGCAGCTCCAAAGCCTGCAGCTGGCCAAGGAGATGGAGAAGGATGCCTTCGAGGCACAGCTAGCCCAGGTGCGCCACGAGTTCCAGGAGACCAAGGACCAGCTCACCACTGAGAACATCATCCTTGGTGAGGGGCACTGGCCGGCGAGCCTGGGGGCACACGCCACGGGGGTGGGGAATCCAAGGCTCTGCTTCTTTGGTCTCTAACCCTAGCTCTCCCACGGactatctttgtgaccttgggctagcACTTCTCTCTGACCCTGTTTTCTCACCtgggaaatggggataatacgTCTACCTTGAGTAACAACAGCTACGTGCTGCTTCCCACGTGTATCCCCCATGGTAACTGTCCAAGCAATCCTGAGGCAGGAAATCCCTTCACCACCGGTCACTTTGTAGGTGAGGAAGCACTTCAAGGGGGTGTgtcttgcccagggtcacccagctggCAAGGGTGGTTGTGAGTTTCAATGACAGCATGAGTGTCTGATCCAGAGAAGGTGTTCAAATTCAGTGACTGTTGTCACTGTCACTTTCATGAGATGGGAATAGAGGAGGGTGTCAAGGGAGGCTCCTTGAACCCCAGGCTTTATAAGACTAGtggagaagagcattccagactAAGCCATAAAGGTGGGCAGGACCATGCATGgcatgtgtggggacaggggaCTGGCCCTACTGGATCGGCAAGTTTAGGGGCATCATTGCTCAAGACCCCTGGGACCCTGCCCTCCCGAGGCGGCCCCTCACCAGGCCTGTGCCCTGCggtggggcaggggggaagctggCAGCCCTGGAGGAGTTCCGGCTGCAGAAAGAGGAGGTCATGGAGAAGTTCATGTTGCTGGAGGACCAGCTGCGGAAGCAGGAGAACGAACACAAGGACTACGTGTACACTCTGGAGAAGAAGTCGGTGCTGGACGCGGACAGGTGGGCAGGCCGGTGCCGGGCCTTACCGGGGCCAAGCACAGCCCGGGCCGCAGACCTCTGACAGCCCCGGCTGCTAACTGGGGGGCTGCACTAGCTCCTTGACGCCCCGACCTGCTGCTGCTCACAACCCTGGCTGATTTACGGTGGAGGGAAGAAACGGTTCCCAGTTCTCACACCAGTGTGGAAGAATCCCTGGACTTCCTTTTGCCACCTTTTGTGACTTAACTTCtacttatttaataattaataatatttacattgATCAAGTTCAAAATGGTACAAAGGGTCTACAGTAAAAAGCCTCCTGCCTGTGGCCCTGTCCCCTCCTGGGGGAGAGAATGTAGAGATCTAGGTGCTCTGGGGACCCCCATGTAGGCAGGAGGTGCCTGTACCCACTCTGCCCGACTCCCTAACTCCCGCCCCTCCCGTTAGATTGAAGAAGGAGATCATCCAGCGCGTGAACCTGGTGGCCACTGAGTTCCGCAAGGTGGCCACGAGCCAGATGGGGGACACGACCAAGCGGGCCATCGTGGAGAACAACACCATGACCCTGCAGCTGGCCAAGATATCCCGCCAAGGCATGCAGCTGCTGCAGGAGAACGAGCAGCTCAGGGGCGACCAGGACAACCTGTGCAGACAGCTGGAGCTGCTGGAGAACTCCCAGAAGGTCATGGCCAGGCACAGCAGAGGCCACCAGAAGGTGTGCCCTCCAGGCCTGCATCATGGGGTGGTTGGCACGGAGAGCAGGAAGGAACCCTAGGGGCCCTGTCCTCAGGGCAAATACAGCCCCTCAGGGGTGGACCCCAGGGGCCAAATCTCGAGGGAGGCAGCTGTGAGGCGATCGGGCCCTTCTTGTGCGGGCTCTGGCCCCATCTCTGGTTTGTATTTGGTTTAAAGCCCCCATAACTGGTTGAAGTCGAACCCAACCCCGGGGACCCAGCTGCTATCTAGAGAGGGTGCTGGGCTCCCAGGGCCTCGGCGGGCCTCTCCGGGGGAGCGGGGCTGGCTGAGGGCCCGTGGTGGGCCCAGGGCACGGCCACCTGCCCACACTGCAGATCATCCTCATGCTGACGGAGAAGTGCCACGAGCTGCAGCAGGGCACGGCAGAGGCCAAGCAGCTGCGTCTCCTGCTGAGCCAGCTGGAGCAGAGCCTCACGCAGCTGCAGAAGGACAACCAAGCACTGAGGTGCGGCCCGCACAAGGGCAGGCGGCGGGAGCAGGTGGGAACCCCTCCCTTTGTGGCCACGTGACATGGGCCAGCGACTCCCCCTCTCTAGAGGGGCCCTGAGGCTTCATCTGTCAAACAGGCTGAGGCCCGGGGCTGGCCGAGGGCCCCTCACCCTAGAATGGGGAGGAGGCTGACTTGTCCTGGTCCCGGGCCCAGGAGCCAGAGAGAACAGTTGAACCTGCAGCTGGAGCGTCAGCAGACCGAGGGGCAGCGGCTACAGCAGGAGCTGGCCGAAGAGCAGAAGGTTCGGGCGAGCCTGGAGACAGCCCTGGCCCAGGCCACCGCCTTCCTACAGGACATTGTGCAG
This window encodes:
- the CFAP157 gene encoding cilia- and flagella-associated protein 157, with product MAPKKKAGKGAKEPEVKKKKGGKKDPSLANKPMEMPIGEEIREFYHIQIRDLEDRLARYQQKWDELAVQEKLFRQEFEQLANNKKEIVAYLRRTLNQRVDEVTNLNEQLQSLQLAKEMEKDAFEAQLAQVRHEFQETKDQLTTENIILGGKLAALEEFRLQKEEVMEKFMLLEDQLRKQENEHKDYVYTLEKKSVLDADRLKKEIIQRVNLVATEFRKVATSQMGDTTKRAIVENNTMTLQLAKISRQGMQLLQENEQLRGDQDNLCRQLELLENSQKVMARHSRGHQKIILMLTEKCHELQQGTAEAKQLRLLLSQLEQSLTQLQKDNQALRSQREQLNLQLERQQTEGQRLQQELAEEQKVRASLETALAQATAFLQDIVQMQPDKEDGDFDDFRLQCKEMLKHLLVMLSSAMVLSPQMAVAPRQESQSCGPPKERRYSTQPLKTGPLLQQLSSITPYQLGDLGLVPRHIHIPPNPEDLRLLSHTTRVGNLWAHSSPEIHTSGSPKRFKKFSLPKVSLLSK